AGACGCCGGCTCCTGCGCCAGCACAGGCAACTGCGTTTGCAGGAGACGACATTATCCCGCTCGACAGCAACGTGATCACGGGTACGTTGCCAAACGGGCTGAAGTATTATATCCGCAAGAACGAAGAGCCCAGCAACCGCGCAGAATTACGACTGGCTGTAAATGCCGGCTCCTTGCAAGAAACAGACGAACAGAAAGGGATTGCCCACTTTGTTGAGCATATGTTATTCAATGGTACTGAGCGCTTCCCTAAAGCAGAACTTGTCGATTTTCTGGAGCGCACGGGCATGCGGTTTGGCGCTGATGTAAACGCCTATACCTCGTTCGATGAGACGGTATATATGCTCACCATTCCAACTGACAGTACAGAAATCCTCGAAAAGTCTTTTGACGTATTGGAAGATTGGGCAGGCGCGGCAACCATGGACCACGAAGAAATCGATAAAGAGCGTGGAGTCGTTGTTGAAGAGTGGCGCCGCAGCACCCAGAATGCAAGCGGACGCATCCAGAAAGAGATCCTTCCGGTTTTGCTGCATGAATCACGTTATGAACACCGCCTCCCCATTGGCGACACAACCATTCTTAGAAATGCCGATTACGCTGAGTTCGAGAACTATTACAAGACCTGGTATCGGCCAGACCTGATGGCGGTTGTCGCTGTTGGTGATTTTGACACCGCACGCATCGAAACATTAATCAAGGAGCATTTTTCGAACCTGCAAAACCCCGAGGCGCCGGCAAACCGCGAGGTGTATGGTGTGCCCGGGCACGATGAAACGCTCTATGCTATTGTCACGGACCCGGAATATCCGTTTAGCACGATACAAACCTACTACAAGCGACAGGCGCAGGAATTCGAAACGGTATCGCAGTATCGAGATCTGATTGTGGGACGCTTCTTCACAACCATGTTAAACCAGCGCCTCGCGGAAATAGCACGACGCCCCAATCCTCCTTTTGTAAACGCAAGCGTATCTAAAGGGGGGTTTGTACGCTCTTCTGTTTTCCATAGCGTTGGTGCCCAGGTGCAAGATGATCGCGCACTGGATGGACTTGAAGCTATTCTTGTAGAAGCCAAGCGCGTGCGGGATCATGGGTTTACAGCTTCAGAGCTCGACCGACAGAAGCGGCAAACCCTGCGGGCCTACCTGCGGGCCTACAACGAGCGTGAGAACTCGTCTTCTGCCGGCTATGCCTCTGAATATGTATCACACTTCCTCGAAGCAGAGCCGACACCAGGCATTGAATACGAGTACGAGTTGGTGCAGCAAATTTTGCCCGAAATCACACTGGCAGAAATTAACGGCATCGCTGCAGATTTTGTCGCACCACGCAACCGGGTTATCATCTCTACCATGCCAGAAAAGGAAGACCTCTTCCCCCCTACTGAAGTGGAGCTTTCCTCTGTATTCGACAAGGTAGAAAACATGACTGTCGATCCCTGGGTCGATGAAGTAGTAGACCAACCCTTGCTGGCTGAATTACCTAAGCCAGGCAAAATAGCTTCCCGCGAATACAATGAAGACCTCGACTTCACAGAGATAACACTCGACAACGGGGTCCGCCTTGTTATGAAAACGACAGATTTCAAAGAAGATGAAGTCCGGTTTTCTGCCACAAGCCCGGGTGGGATCTCCCTGGTATCCGATGAAGATTACTTCGATGCATCAAATGCCAGCATGCTGGTTAGCCGGAGTGGTGTAGGCCCCTTTGATTCAAACGAGATCCAGAAAGCACTGACCGGCAAAGTGGTCAACGTCTCCCCGTTCATCTCAGAATATGCAGAAGGCTTCCGGGGTGCTGCATCACCCAATGATCTTGAGACCATGTTTCAGTTGATCCACCTGTATGTAACTGCATCGCGGATGGACAGCTCGGCACTGACAACCTTTCAAAATCAGATGGAAGCCTACCTGCCCAACAGGTCTGCCACACCGCAAGGCGTTTTCCAGGATTCGCTGGTTGCCCTGCTATACGACAACCACCCGCGACGCTCAGTGCCTACCATTGCAATGATCCGGGAGATGGATATCGCGCAGTCACACGCATTTTACAAAGATCGGTTTGCAGATGTTGGCGATTTCCTGTTCACCTTCGTGGGTAACTTTGATGTGGAGGAAGTTGCAGAACTCGCGCAGACCTACATTGGTAGCTTACCGACACTCGCGCGTAATGATCAGTGGCAAGATTCCGGCATCCGCCTGCCCGAAGGTAACCTCTCCCTAGATGTCCGAAAAGGTATAGCAGACCAAAGCCAGGTACTTCTCGTATTCCACGGACCACTCGAATACAACCGGGAAGTACGCCATCAAGTACGTTCCATGGTAGACATTTTCAACATCAAACTCCGCGAATCTTTGCGAGAAGAGCTTGGTGGTGTGTACAGTGTAAATGCACAGGCTGCTGTTATAGAAATGCCGAACCCGCACTACCAGGTCTCGGTCAATTTCACCTGTGACCCGGCACGCGTTGATGAATTGGTTGCAGCCGTCTTCGATCAAGTTGAGCTGCTCAAAACCGAAGGCCCTACGCAGGATGAGTTGGATAAAATCAAAGAGCAACAACGCCGAAACCGCGAAACGCAGAAAGAAACCAACTCTTTCTGGGTGTCTGTGTTGGAATTCCACTACACACACGAAAACGAAGACTTGCTGAACATCCTTACGTATGAAGAGATGATCGAAGCACTTGATGCGGACGCAATCAAGGCAGCAGCAAACCAGTATTTTATCGAAGACCGATTCATCAGGGCAGAACTT
The DNA window shown above is from Bacteroidota bacterium and carries:
- a CDS encoding insulinase family protein, whose amino-acid sequence is MYRLLTVLASIVLLTACKSAAPLDTPPPEIIETPAPAPAQATAFAGDDIIPLDSNVITGTLPNGLKYYIRKNEEPSNRAELRLAVNAGSLQETDEQKGIAHFVEHMLFNGTERFPKAELVDFLERTGMRFGADVNAYTSFDETVYMLTIPTDSTEILEKSFDVLEDWAGAATMDHEEIDKERGVVVEEWRRSTQNASGRIQKEILPVLLHESRYEHRLPIGDTTILRNADYAEFENYYKTWYRPDLMAVVAVGDFDTARIETLIKEHFSNLQNPEAPANREVYGVPGHDETLYAIVTDPEYPFSTIQTYYKRQAQEFETVSQYRDLIVGRFFTTMLNQRLAEIARRPNPPFVNASVSKGGFVRSSVFHSVGAQVQDDRALDGLEAILVEAKRVRDHGFTASELDRQKRQTLRAYLRAYNERENSSSAGYASEYVSHFLEAEPTPGIEYEYELVQQILPEITLAEINGIAADFVAPRNRVIISTMPEKEDLFPPTEVELSSVFDKVENMTVDPWVDEVVDQPLLAELPKPGKIASREYNEDLDFTEITLDNGVRLVMKTTDFKEDEVRFSATSPGGISLVSDEDYFDASNASMLVSRSGVGPFDSNEIQKALTGKVVNVSPFISEYAEGFRGAASPNDLETMFQLIHLYVTASRMDSSALTTFQNQMEAYLPNRSATPQGVFQDSLVALLYDNHPRRSVPTIAMIREMDIAQSHAFYKDRFADVGDFLFTFVGNFDVEEVAELAQTYIGSLPTLARNDQWQDSGIRLPEGNLSLDVRKGIADQSQVLLVFHGPLEYNREVRHQVRSMVDIFNIKLRESLREELGGVYSVNAQAAVIEMPNPHYQVSVNFTCDPARVDELVAAVFDQVELLKTEGPTQDELDKIKEQQRRNRETQKETNSFWVSVLEFHYTHENEDLLNILTYEEMIEALDADAIKAAANQYFIEDRFIRAELNPEAAASGDAGQ